A stretch of DNA from Piliocolobus tephrosceles isolate RC106 chromosome 21, ASM277652v3, whole genome shotgun sequence:
gtttccccattcatGAAGCATCATGATTTGGAGTGTCAGCCATTTTAGCCCGTGAGCCTCTCCTATAATGATGCCCACTTATTGGGCACCTGCTGTATACCAGATATGTTGTTAACCACTGACATATCatgtattatttgttttgttttgttttgttttgagacggagtttcactcttgttgcccaggctggagtgcaatggtgcgatctcagctcactgcaacctctgcctctgggttcaagtgattctcctgcctcagcctcctgagtagctgggattacgggcatgtgccaccatgcctggctaatttttcgtatttttactagagactgggtttctccatgttggtaaggctggtcttgaactcccaacctcaggtgatctgcccaccttggcctctcaaagtgctaggattacaggcatgagccaccgcgcccggctgttttgtcttttttttgagagtctcactctgttgcccagattggagtgcaatggcgcgatctcggctcactgcaacctctgcctcccaggttcaagcgattattctgcttcagcttccagagtagctgggattatagacacctgccaccacgcccagctaatttttgtatttttagtagagacggagtttcaccatgctggccaggctggctttgaattcccaacctcaggccatctgcccacttcgacctcccaaagggctgagattacaggcgtgagccactgcgcccagcctgttttgttttgtttttgacagagtctggctctgtcactcaagctggagtgaagtggcatgatgatacctcactgcagcctccaactcctggactcaagcaatcctcccacctcagcctccaaagtagctgggactacgggcacatgccaccaggtcCAGATGGTTCTGATCCTAGAGGACAATCATATTTCCCACCCTACTGACATTGGGgatggccatgtgacttgctttggccaatgaaatgtgagcagagGTGGCATGTGTCCCTTCCAAGGAGAAGTGTTACAAAACAGTGCATAATTTGCTTCATTTTCCCTTCACAAAACAACCATCATGGGAACCAAACCTTAGCTGCTGGGGCCATGAAGTCTTTGGGGGTGCTTGTTACTAAGCATAACCCAGCTCTTCCTAATTAATGCACTTCATCCCCATTCATCCATGTGGCAAGCTCTTGAGGCAGCTACTTTTGTTCCCATGAGGCAGTAGGGGCTCAGAGAAGTTCAGCAAATTGAGTAAGGTGGAGTTGCTAGGACTCCAACATCAGCAAAGCCTGGGTATTTCACAAAGGGATCCAACCCACTTTAACTTTCTTTATTTAGAGAtaaagtctcaccctgtcacccaggtgggagtgcagtggcacaatcataaccTACTGAAGGctctctcccaggctcaagcaatctttctgcctcaacctcctccgcctcctgggcggAGCCCGTGCAGGATCTGGGTGGCTGCAGGCTGCTGGTTCGCTGGCTGCAGGCCAGGGTCGTGGCCAGGGCCAGGCTGCAGCGAGTTCAAAGGCAGAACCCCTGCAGGCGGCGCCCCCTATGCGAGGTTGGTTACTCTTAGCTAAGACTACCTGTATGTGCccccatggccagctaattttttttctttttttttctttttttgtggacagctaattttcaaaattttttttgtagagtcgggacctctatgttgcctaggctggccttgaactcctgagatcaagcaatcctcctgcctcagcctcccgggattacaggcatcagacaccgtgcccagcctcatttattttttaattattattattttttgagacagagtcttgctctgttgtctaggctggagtgcagtggcacgatctcggctcaccgcaacctccgccttccgggttcaagcgattctcctgccccagcctcctgagtaactagaattacaggcatgcaccaccatgcccagataattttgtattttttagtagagacaggttttctccatgttggccaggctagtctcgaactcctgacctcaggtgatctgaccacctcagcctcccaaagtgctgggattacaggtgtgagccaccgtgcccagcccctaatatttgtattttttttttttttttttagtagagacgaggtttcatcatgttggccaggctggtctcaaactcctgacctcaggtgatctgcctgcctcggcctcccaaagtgctgagattacaggcataagccaccgcacccagccctcatttatttttatttatttgaaacagggtcttgctctattgcccaggctggagtgctgtggtgcaatcaaggctcactgcagcctccatctctccagcaatcctcccgcctcagcctcccaagtagctggggttccagacgcatgccaccacacctggctaatttttgttatttttagtagagatgaggtctccttacgatgctcaggctggtctcaaactcctggcctcaagtgattctcctgcctcggcctcccaaactgctgttATTAcaggccaccgcgcctggcctagtctACTTTAAGGCCGGCATTGCACTTGACAAACACTAACTCAGATCAGAATCCTCCCACAACTCTGTGAGGTTGGGTACTCTTGCTATGAGCTActtgacagatggggaaactgaggctcaaagaggttaagtaatgcGTCCAAAGCCACAAGACTAGAACGTGGTGGAGCTGGGACTCGAACCAGGCCCCAGCTCCGTGCTTTTAACAGCCATGCGTATAGTAGGAGCTCTTTACACGCAGTTGGGAAAATGAGCTGTTGCTTGGCTAGGACGGGTTCTAGATGCTTGGTGCAGCTTCCAGCCCCTCCCACCCGCTTTCTGTAAGCCCCGCCCAAGACTCGGTCCCGCTCCGTCCTCCCCCATCCCCCGCTCCGGGAACGGcccctcctccgcctcctgggcggAGCCCGCGCGGGATCCGGGTGGCTGCAGGCTGCTGGCTTCGGCGGCTGCGGGGCCGGGGTCGCGGCCAGGGCCAGGCCGCAGCGAGTTCAAAGGCGGAATCCCTACGGGCGGCGCCCCTTACGCGAGGTCACCCCTGGGAAGGAGCGCAGCCTGCCCCGCCCCTCCGCATTCGAGCAGGTCTGTGGGGTACAGGGGTTTGGGAGGAGGGTAGGGGGCCTGGGGAACAAAGGCGGGGCTGCGGGGAACGCCTCTGCCCTCGCCCCCACCCAGCTGGGCACTTGGGAAGCGCTGATGGGGCGCGGGCGAGGCAGAGAGCCCAGCTGGGGACAGGCGTTGGGACCATATGGTGATGGGGGAAGCTCCTGAGTCCACCTCATTGGCTGTGGCGCCCCGAATATAGTGAAGGGGGACAGAGGCGAGCCCTCCAGGGCCAGGCTTGAGGGAGGGTGGGCAGATGGTTAGAAAGAGGCGGGACCGACTGACACACAGGTaagctgaggctgggggaggtgggggcCCTGCCTTGCGGCCCTGCCCTGCGTGGGGAAAGGTTTCCTGcctcttttcttcccctccttAAATTCGTTCTCCTGGAACACGGGGTGGGGCCGGTTGGGTCCTcgtttaaaatggaaaaaagccCCAAAGGCGATTGAGAAATAGCTGTGCCAGGactttctctgcctctgccctgcCTGCATCCAGGCCTTTTGCAGCCTCTCTGTGCGGTTCCCGCAGCGGCCATAGAcggctggggaaactgaggcctgggagaGGTTATGAGGGTTGAGGGAGCATCATGGGCCCGGATGAAGCAGCATGTTGGAGTGTGGGCAGATTCAAGGAGCCTAGCTGTGCAACAGATTGCCTAGAAAGATCAGGGGTGGGCGGCAGTGGTCGTGGTGGTGGGGTTGTATTAATTAAGTGACTGGGATGGTTTCCTTGGATATAAGGACTCTCAATCCTGCCTCAGGGACTGGGGCTGGAGTGAGTCAGCCTTGGACAGGAGACAGGCCCGGCCCCTTTGACAAATAGAAAATGGCAGTACCCATTTAGGGGGTAGAACTGGACTTTAAACCTGGGCCCTGTAGAAAACCCCTTCCCCTTGGAACTCAGAGAAGGGGCTGTATTTGGCATGAGTTAGGGGAGGGCAGGCGCCCCAGTGGCTGACACCTGCCAAAGTCAACACCCAACCCTTAGTCGGGGGCTCTCTCCAGCTTATCCAGCTGGCaggtcctcccctcccctcccctccccactccagctTACACCTGGGCCACACCAGGTGGACATGCGGGGGCGAAGTCCACACCTGCGCCTTCTCCAGAATCTAGTTCTGCAGCGGCCAGAGCCCCTTACCCTCGGCCTTGCACTTGAACCCTTTGCTAGGCCTCTGGGTTTCCAGACAGGAAAGgtctccccaccctccaccccaatAAAGACTCAGTTACGCCACAGGGTGTGAAGATTAAACAGCAGTCACATTTTTTGTGCCCTAGCTGTATACCAGGCACTGTCTAATGACCATTATGTGTGTTAATACCTTCCCACTGGAAGGAACGTGACCCCCCGAGGATGGACTTTTTCTTGTCCTATTCATAGCTGGATCTCTACAGAGAACAGGGCCTGGCAGAGagtaagcatttgttgaatgaataaagaaacacattttaggtcgggcatggtgcctcatgcctgtaatcctagcacattggaaggctgaggcaggaggactgcttgagcagaggagtttgaaaccagcatgggcaacatagtgagaccccatctctacatttttttttttttcttaattagcctgatgtggtggcatgtctgtagtcccagctacttgggaggctgaggcaggaggatcgcttgagcccaggaggtcgagactgcagtgagctatgatcacgccactgcactccagcctcaggcaacagagcaagatcttgtctctaaaaaaagagaagaaagaaactcaTTTTAGGCTCACAACTAACTACTCGTCCAGGAAGGGACTATGAGAAAcatcccattttgcagaagaggacGTTGAGGTCTAGAGGGGGCAAGCAGTACATCCAGCATCACTTGGCCTCCAAGTGGCCgagctgagatttgaatccaggcctgGTGCATCCACAGGAGCTGTTGTTGGTGTTTGATTCCCATGCAGGACGCCCGTCTCCTCTCCCTGAGGATTTCAGGTCTCCCTGTCCTGGGAGGCTAGTGCCAAGATGGCATCAGCTGGAGACCCCCCGGCAGGCTCACGGGATGCAGCAGATCAGAACTTCGACTATATGTTCAAACTACTACTGATAGGCAACAGCAGCGTGGGCAAGACTTCCTTCCTGTTCCGATATGCGGACGACTCCTTCACGCCCGCCTTCGTCAGCACCGTGGGCATTGACTTCAAAGTCAAGACCGTCTACCGCCATGACAAGAGGATCAAGCTGCAGATCTGGGTAGGCTGGGAGGCTGGCtgtgggttgggggtggggtccCTTCAGGAAAGTTcatggatctcggctcactgcaagctccgcctcccaggtttatgccattctcccacctcagcctcccgagtagctgggactacaggcaccagccacctcgcccggctagctttttgtattttttagtagagatggggtttcaccgtgttagccaggatggtctcgaactcctgacctcgtgatccgcccgtctcggcctcccaaagtgctgggattacaggcttgagccaccgcgcctggcctccttttttttttttttttttgagacggagagtctcactctgttgcccaggctggagggcagtggcgtgatctcggctcactgcaacctccatctcctgggttcaagcgattctcttgcctcaacctcccgagaagctgggattacaggtgcccaccaccacgcccggctaattttcatatttttaatagagacggggtttcaccatgttgaccaggctggtctcaaactcctcacctcaagtgatccaccggccttggcctcccaaagtgctgcgattacaggcatgagccaccgcgcccagcctcattggACAGTTCTTCTGACTGTGGGGAGGGTTCTCAAGTGAGGGGAAATAGCCCAGAATTGGGATGTGCACTTGGGGTAGTTGTGAGGAGTACGGAGGAATTATCTACTAGGCGAATTTTTCAGGGTGAGGGGACATGCCCTGCCCTGATTGGGGGGGACTCTGAGGCagacagtatatatatatatatatatctttttttctccctggagacagagtcttgctttgtcgcccaggctggagtgcaatggcacgatctcggctcactgcaacctctgcctcctgggttcaagcgattctcctgcctcagtctcccgaatagctgggattacaggtgcccgccgccacacTCGGctacttttttatacttttaatagagatggggtttcaccttgttggccaggctggtcttgaactcctgaccttgtgatccacccgccttggcctcccaaagtgctgggattagaggcgtgagccactgcgcctggtggGAGACAGTATTATTCCTGGGGGTCTGATTGCGGAGATGATACTAACCTAAGACATGTTTGAAGTGCTTGTGACActaagcgtggtggctcatgcctgtaaatcccaacactttgggaggccaaggtggaggatcacttgagcctggaagttccagaccagcctggacaacatagcgagatctcatctctactaaaactttaAACATTAGCCCAGCCTGGTAGCTtcagcctgtagtctcagctattcaggaggctgaggtgagaggattacttgagcccaggagttcgaggctgcagtgagctatgattgcaccactgcactccagcgtggatgaCAGGGCATGACCCcatctagaaagaaagaaagagagagagagaaggaaagaaagaaaagaaagaaagagagagagaaggaaagaaagaaaagaaaggaagagaaagagagagaaggaaagaaagaaaagaaagaaagaaagagaagagaaaggtcCCAGGTGCTGGTGACCAATGGGAAAGAGTTTTGGGTACCATCTCTTAGAGGGGACCCCTGGGACCCCCATTGAACCGGCCTGGTCTGCAGAGCCACACCCAGCCCCCTCTCCCAACTTAGCCGCTGGCAGCAATCATCATGGTAGCGAGAGTACCAAGGTGTCCTGTCAAGATGGTACCATCTGGCCCAGTTGGTTCTTATTTGCAGTTGTTAAGTGGTTCTTAGAGACGAGGTCAAAGGGGCTCATAAATCTATGAGAGGCCACTGAACCCTGAGACTTGGAACCCCTCAAGGGCAAGCAAGCCCAGGTCTCTCCCTCATCAGACTGGGGAGGTCCCTTGATAATGAATCCATGCCTCCCCTGTCAGACTGGGGTTGTGAGGGCAGGGTCTGTGTATTCTCCATCAGACCGGAGGTTGTACAAGCAGGTCTGTGTCTCCCCCATGAGACTGGTGCTGTGAACACAGGGCAGTGGCCCTCTCAGGGGTGGACTGGGAAACAGGTAGTTCCCAGCCAACTGTCACTGCCATTTGTCCAGGACACAGCGGGCCAGGAGCGCTACCGCACCATCACCACAGCCTACTACCGGGGAGCCATGGGCTTCCTGCTCATGTATGACGTCGCCAATCAGGAATCCTTTGCCGCCGTGCAGGACTGGTGAGTGCTTGCTGACCACGGACCCCTGATCTTTGCCCTCTCCTCTTATCTCTAACCCCCCCGGCTCATGGCTCACAACTGGTAACTCTGCAGGGCCACGCAAATCAAGACGTACTCCTGGGACAACGCCCAGGTCATCCTGGTGGGGAACAAGTGTGACCTGGAGGACGAACGTGTCGTGCCTGCCGAGGATGGCCGGAGGCTCGCCGATGACCTTGGTTAGTacctagcctgggccacaggcccTGGGTCTCCCAGAACCAAACCCTCATCCCCATTCTCAGATTCAGGGTCCAACCCAGTCACTGACCCTTTGAGGATCTGCCCAGGAAAATACCCATGTGTATGCCACATGTCCCGTTTAATTGCAGGGTATCCATGCACAGGAACTCCCAGCAAAACCATTTCTGGA
This window harbors:
- the RAB3D gene encoding ras-related protein Rab-3D isoform X1, yielding MASAGDPPAGSRDAADQNFDYMFKLLLIGNSSVGKTSFLFRYADDSFTPAFVSTVGIDFKVKTVYRHDKRIKLQIWDTAGQERYRTITTAYYRGAMGFLLMYDVANQESFAAVQDWATQIKTYSWDNAQVILVGNKCDLEDERVVPAEDGRRLADDLGFEFFEASAKENINVKQVFERLVDVICEKMNESLEPSSSSGSNGKGPAVGDAPAPQPSSCSC
- the RAB3D gene encoding ras-related protein Rab-3D isoform X2, with the translated sequence MASAGDPPAGSRDAADQNFDYMFKLLLIGNSSVGKTSFLFRYADDSFTPAFVSTVGIDFKVKTVYRHDKRIKLQIWDTAGQERYRTITTAYYRGAMGFLLMYDVANQESFAAVQDWATQIKTYSWDNAQVILVGNKCDLEDERVVPAEDGRRLADDLDEQTEAWSSKGTRPRSQAGQTAELGLEARFL